A single Oncorhynchus nerka isolate Pitt River linkage group LG10, Oner_Uvic_2.0, whole genome shotgun sequence DNA region contains:
- the LOC115136472 gene encoding LOW QUALITY PROTEIN: olfactory receptor 5J3-like (The sequence of the model RefSeq protein was modified relative to this genomic sequence to represent the inferred CDS: inserted 2 bases in 1 codon) produces the protein MNSTQSSPVAFFIIQGLASLGEKKMVLFIIFLLAYTVILGGNIMIIYLVRTDPKLGSPMYFFLHNLSIVDMIYTTVTIPNMLSGFLTEVKTVSVPGCFLQMYCFIHMSVTGRALLTAMAYDRYVAICNPLRYATVMTRPICLLLIIGAWTFGAICTFPNTSMAVQRSYCGPNVVRHCWCDPSSVRLLVCGDTQVDSIVSLSFALIALLTTGVLILTSYILIGVKIAKMGAAERLKAFSTCAAHLTVVSISYSSASFVYISYRVGNFSPEVRIIVSVLYSALTPFLNPMIYSLRNKELRVAIKRAFCRHXDVSLQSRKTLNTLS, from the exons ATGAACAGCACCCAGTCCAGCCCTGTCGCCTTCTTCATCATCCAGGGCCTGGCCAGTCTGGGGGAGAAGAAGATGGTCCTGTTTATCATCTTCCTGCTAGCCTACACCGTCATCctaggtggaaacatcatgatcATCTACCTG GTCCGGACCGACCCGAAGCTGGGCTCCCCCATGTACTTCTTCCTCCACAACCTGTCCATCGTGGACATGATTTACACAACGGTCACCATCCCCAACATGTTGTCAGGCTTCCTGACTGAGGTCAAGACTGTGTCCGTCCCCGGCTGCTTCCTCCAGATGTACTGTTTCATCCACATGTCTGTTACCGGCCGCGCCCTGCTAACCGCTATGGCCTACGACCGCTATGTGGCCATCTGTAATCCTCTCCGCTATGCCACTGTGATGACCCGCCCCATCTGCCTGCTACTCATCATTGGGGCATGGACCTTCGGTGCCATCTGCACCTTCCCAAACACTAGCATGGCAGTACAGCGTTCATACTGTGGACCCAACGTGGTGCGCCACTGCTGGTGTGACCCGTCCTCAGTGAGGCTGCTGGTGTGTGGGGACACTCAGGTGGACAGCATCGTATCACTGTCTTTTGCCCTCATAGCGCTGCTCACCACTGGTGTGCTCATCCTCACTTCCTACATCCTCATCGGTGTAAAGATAGCTAAAATGGGCGCCGCAGAGCGACTGAAGGCGTTTAGCACCTGTGCCGCCCACCTGACGGTTGTGTCCATTTCTTACAGCTCTGCCTCATTTGTCTATATCTCCTACCGTGTGGGAAACTTCTCTCCAGAG GTGCGTATCATCGTGTCGGTGCTGTACTCGGCTCTGACTCCTTTCCTGAACCCGATGATCTACAGCCTGAGGAACAAGGAGCTCAGAGTGGCCATCAAGAGGGCCTTCTGCCGACA AGACGTCTCACTGCAGAGCCGCAAAACACtcaacacactgtcctga